Proteins encoded together in one Planctopirus ephydatiae window:
- a CDS encoding type I polyketide synthase has protein sequence MLTPSLITTNDRLCLAEVLAWRAEHFGDRRAFSFFRRLEDGCISITYAELYARARAVASLLSSHGISGERAVLLFDSGFEFIEALLGCWLAGVIAVPAPLPAPNKRSSRLEGILLDCDSKTILCTAATREELRLPAMDERFEVIAIGGSEGFSTDRPDIARFERPLDSHLVTTSPYATNPESVALLQYTSGSTGTPKGVRVTHGNILANVAAMSDRLGCTPADTGLSWLPMFHDMGLIGGVLLPLYAGFETVLFPPVSFIERPLAWLHAISCLDVTITGGPNFAYNICSRRAAAQGTAGLDLSSWRVAFCGSEHVCVETLQQFAQDFSKVGFHKEALLPCYGLAEATLFVSGRGRGELFGTIQVDREHLSHGRIVIKEADQTTLGTEPHGDLAPKNFKTLMSCGSAASGHDIVICDPKEDRLAPARSEGEICVAGPSVTPGYWSSEHKFVTLPVQDGQAQEGQISNRPGNSTRQYLRTGDLGFMHGGELFVTGRLKDLIIVRGVNICPHDIEEAVAGAHAAVRAGGIVAFSVGEHGHEQGAVAFELERSFINRVDLDTLFNAIHATVAEETGVVLDTIVALKPHRIPRTSSGKLQRSLCRRLYTESRLEGILGQSRRRSASTSEKLSPKRTHISGHIATKSQIDADPIAVVGMACRFPQADSIDDFDRLLSESRDAITSVGSNRWDPADYQAADGKELPIRFGGFCEGIDQFDASYFGITPREAEKMDPQQRMLLEVSWNALLDAGLGGPQLNGTNMGVFVGVGNSDYSKLNVLASPNYGAVDAYSGTGNAHSLAANRLSYTYGLRGPSLSIDTACSSSLVALHYACQSLRTHECESALVGGVNALLSPAVSIAFSHARMLSPDGQCFAFDTRANGYVRGEGCGVVVLKRLSDAERNGDRVLGIIRGTAVNHVGRSRSITVPDAEAQRQVILTALAASGLQPDDLDYIEAHGTGTPLGDPVEMDAIKSVFGHREESRPCYFGSVKSNIGHLETAAGIASLIKVLMMFGREQLYPQRNLKSLNPECDLYGTCLQPALEVCTWPLPARTRRAGINSFGFGGTNAHAILEGPDSSAKPDIFAKPEIANPLTVGPVLEPQTSNRPVHLLRVSAYSEVAARKAAADNAAWLARHVTDETLADFCYTINTASDMEEYREVAIASDVASMQANLSLLSSQEGSFAVSKRLTGDAPKIAFLCTGQGSQYLGMGRELYRSQPVFRDRINCCDRILRGHLDRSLISILFGDKDGQSEIGLTQYAQPALFSIEWALGELWQNWGIRPAAMMGHSVGEYAAACLAGVLSVEDALLLVAERGRLMATLPTRGGMISVMASAEVVRELLANSGLEISIAAENGPRMCVISGTQADLHEITAQLRGKRIATQVLSCSEGFHSHLVDPILPQLGLAASRVQHAAARVPLVSNLTGALLAEGQVLDAGYWQEHAREAVLFEKGMRTLVDMGIDCFLEIGPSPTLLALGRTCVSSTRLRWLASLRTGQPDWQVIAKTLEGLVSLGAPIDWRAFDKPYARRRVRVPSYPFERQRYWLPETTPSAATSGSASVNHPSLGKRVSLTDSSVVFEARLNSTMGDQANEHRLLGTPILPASAVISMGFAACRAAGQLGPLAISDLSIEKPVGWDNSADRVLRTEIAAKDSSVLSIVISSHEPNGIAPLVHATANRSCALPPHSPEGPLELAAITSRCEDAVEADQFYTSLRQFGVDYRLEARHLTGIRAGQIERLACYQFDSAFGTAKTLSPVMIDTGLQLLLSTAASNDDATVHSPYVATRIGQAFLECRSSNQVWIHATVDHATATTGMVSLLEQPLRGHVSFVDENGHALLRLVDVELQPIAQKFPTEPQSVLNPSLSREIRQPVNSLLQSEIDRPPARWILVCDRGGLAESLAYQLRELDNEVSLIELAGHYGHNSKAAECALTACGSPLPKAPIGLKEHLAALVASLPKASVRTHLIDFRSLDLPANEIAPSSQRSNPDWPDDQTMNELAILREKLDGEHQLAGMLAVVTRCTLNSKVASPTNTRCSHDGLPSIESHYPQILSQADLRLIQIGADGNADLPSLLAELVFGEPRRVVCLCGSGRRKSSRPLAENGVGVVVPIQLEVGVFETTSNGSPIREASGRSLSESALGGSQTRHGLSHGSRLAISPSTVEVNGDAGWLDRLLSNEVPEKRHALLQTHFLDMLTRVTGQDRRLIKPADNIRRLGLDSLMMMELKNSIEMSLGITLNLTLLFQDPSIERLVSFSIDLWNQSKGNDRKSSHPRPSKKPVAQGASE, from the coding sequence ATGTTGACACCATCACTTATCACAACGAACGATCGACTTTGCCTGGCTGAGGTGCTGGCTTGGCGGGCCGAGCACTTTGGTGATCGAAGGGCGTTTTCGTTCTTCCGACGGCTGGAGGATGGCTGCATTTCCATCACATATGCCGAGCTTTATGCGAGAGCTCGGGCAGTCGCCTCTTTGCTCTCGAGCCACGGCATCAGCGGCGAGCGAGCCGTGTTGTTGTTCGACTCGGGCTTTGAGTTTATCGAAGCACTTTTGGGATGCTGGCTCGCAGGCGTGATCGCGGTTCCCGCACCCTTGCCCGCACCGAACAAACGGAGTTCCCGACTTGAGGGCATTCTTCTCGACTGTGATTCGAAGACCATCCTCTGCACGGCAGCAACACGGGAAGAACTTCGATTACCTGCGATGGATGAACGCTTCGAAGTGATAGCGATTGGTGGCTCAGAAGGGTTTTCGACTGATCGACCAGACATTGCTCGCTTTGAGCGGCCGCTCGACAGCCATCTAGTGACCACAAGTCCATACGCCACCAATCCCGAAAGCGTTGCGCTGTTGCAATACACTTCAGGCTCAACCGGCACACCGAAAGGTGTGCGGGTGACCCACGGGAATATCTTGGCGAATGTCGCAGCGATGAGCGACCGCCTGGGGTGTACACCCGCCGACACGGGGTTGAGCTGGCTGCCAATGTTTCACGACATGGGACTCATCGGCGGCGTTCTACTTCCTCTATACGCCGGCTTTGAGACCGTATTGTTTCCTCCGGTATCGTTCATTGAACGCCCACTCGCTTGGCTACACGCAATCTCCTGCCTGGATGTGACGATTACAGGTGGCCCGAACTTCGCTTACAACATTTGTTCACGCCGGGCCGCGGCACAAGGGACAGCAGGGCTCGACCTAAGCTCATGGCGTGTCGCCTTTTGTGGCTCGGAACATGTTTGCGTGGAAACACTCCAGCAGTTTGCCCAAGATTTTTCCAAGGTCGGTTTCCACAAAGAGGCCCTGTTACCGTGTTACGGACTGGCCGAAGCAACGCTGTTTGTCAGCGGCCGCGGTCGCGGGGAACTGTTTGGCACCATTCAGGTTGATCGTGAGCATTTGAGTCATGGCCGGATCGTCATCAAGGAAGCCGATCAAACAACTCTTGGTACAGAGCCACACGGGGATCTCGCGCCCAAAAACTTCAAAACGCTCATGTCGTGCGGATCGGCGGCAAGCGGGCACGACATCGTAATCTGCGATCCCAAAGAAGACCGCTTGGCCCCCGCTCGCTCCGAAGGAGAGATCTGCGTTGCAGGACCAAGTGTCACACCCGGATATTGGAGTTCGGAGCATAAATTTGTCACATTGCCAGTGCAGGATGGCCAAGCCCAAGAGGGCCAGATTTCAAACCGACCAGGGAATTCTACACGTCAATACCTGCGGACAGGTGACCTCGGTTTCATGCACGGCGGAGAATTATTTGTCACTGGCCGGTTGAAAGATCTGATCATCGTGAGGGGCGTGAACATCTGCCCTCACGATATCGAGGAAGCTGTGGCTGGGGCACACGCTGCAGTGCGTGCTGGCGGCATCGTGGCGTTCTCGGTTGGTGAACATGGCCACGAGCAGGGAGCCGTAGCATTTGAACTTGAGCGATCATTTATCAATAGGGTTGATCTGGATACTCTATTCAATGCCATTCATGCAACTGTCGCTGAAGAAACGGGAGTCGTACTTGATACGATCGTGGCCTTAAAGCCGCATCGAATTCCACGAACCTCCAGTGGTAAACTTCAGCGCAGCCTGTGTCGAAGGCTATATACTGAGAGCCGCCTTGAAGGGATTTTGGGGCAATCGCGGCGACGGAGTGCTTCGACTTCAGAGAAGCTAAGCCCAAAACGGACGCACATCAGCGGACATATTGCGACAAAGTCACAGATTGACGCCGATCCGATTGCGGTTGTGGGGATGGCATGCCGCTTTCCTCAAGCTGATTCGATCGACGATTTCGACAGGTTGCTGAGCGAGTCGCGGGACGCGATTACAAGTGTCGGCTCGAATCGCTGGGATCCGGCGGACTACCAGGCCGCCGATGGGAAGGAACTGCCGATTCGGTTTGGTGGCTTCTGCGAAGGTATCGATCAGTTTGATGCAAGCTATTTTGGCATAACTCCCCGTGAAGCCGAGAAAATGGATCCTCAGCAGCGAATGCTGCTAGAAGTGAGCTGGAACGCCCTGCTGGATGCAGGATTGGGAGGTCCGCAGCTGAATGGCACCAACATGGGTGTGTTTGTCGGTGTCGGGAATAGTGACTACTCCAAGCTAAATGTACTTGCATCGCCCAATTATGGGGCCGTCGATGCCTATTCAGGGACAGGCAACGCGCACAGCCTTGCGGCCAATCGATTGTCTTACACCTACGGCTTAAGGGGGCCCAGTCTGTCGATTGATACGGCTTGCTCGTCGTCGCTCGTGGCGCTGCATTATGCCTGCCAGAGCTTGCGGACCCATGAATGCGAATCTGCTCTGGTGGGCGGTGTCAATGCACTCCTTTCCCCAGCCGTTTCAATTGCGTTCTCCCATGCGAGAATGCTGTCTCCTGATGGACAGTGCTTTGCATTCGATACCCGAGCAAATGGCTACGTTCGTGGCGAAGGCTGTGGCGTAGTTGTATTGAAACGCCTTTCCGATGCGGAACGAAATGGCGATCGAGTCTTGGGGATCATTCGTGGGACAGCCGTCAATCATGTCGGACGCAGTCGAAGTATCACGGTTCCGGATGCTGAGGCACAACGCCAGGTGATATTGACCGCGCTCGCAGCTTCGGGATTGCAACCCGATGATTTGGACTACATCGAAGCTCACGGGACTGGTACTCCCCTGGGCGATCCAGTGGAAATGGACGCGATTAAGAGTGTCTTTGGACATCGCGAGGAGAGCCGTCCCTGCTATTTCGGCTCGGTGAAATCAAACATCGGTCACCTCGAGACTGCGGCGGGAATCGCCAGCCTCATCAAAGTACTGATGATGTTCGGACGTGAGCAGCTGTATCCACAGCGTAATCTGAAGTCGCTCAATCCTGAATGCGACCTGTACGGAACCTGTCTGCAACCAGCTTTGGAGGTATGCACGTGGCCACTGCCGGCACGCACGCGGCGCGCTGGAATCAACTCATTCGGGTTTGGCGGCACGAATGCACATGCGATACTGGAAGGCCCGGACTCATCTGCGAAGCCAGATATTTTTGCAAAGCCTGAGATCGCAAATCCGTTGACCGTTGGGCCGGTTCTTGAGCCGCAGACTTCCAATCGGCCAGTTCATCTGCTGCGTGTATCCGCATATTCAGAAGTGGCCGCTCGCAAAGCAGCAGCGGATAACGCGGCATGGCTTGCACGCCACGTCACCGATGAGACCTTGGCTGATTTCTGCTATACAATCAATACGGCAAGCGATATGGAGGAGTATCGCGAAGTGGCGATTGCCAGCGACGTGGCATCGATGCAGGCCAACCTTTCGCTGCTGTCGAGCCAGGAAGGGTCTTTTGCCGTCTCGAAACGATTGACTGGGGACGCTCCCAAGATCGCTTTTCTGTGTACCGGCCAGGGATCACAGTATCTCGGTATGGGTCGCGAACTTTACAGAAGTCAACCGGTGTTTCGGGACCGTATCAACTGCTGTGACAGAATTCTTCGAGGGCATCTTGACCGTTCGCTGATTTCGATTCTCTTTGGCGATAAAGACGGTCAATCTGAGATCGGTCTGACGCAGTACGCGCAACCGGCGCTGTTTTCCATCGAGTGGGCCTTGGGAGAACTATGGCAGAACTGGGGCATTCGTCCAGCAGCGATGATGGGACACAGTGTCGGGGAGTATGCCGCCGCGTGTCTCGCGGGCGTTCTCTCTGTCGAAGACGCACTGCTGTTGGTTGCTGAGCGCGGCCGACTGATGGCCACCCTGCCTACGCGAGGCGGAATGATCAGCGTAATGGCCTCTGCGGAGGTCGTTCGAGAATTATTGGCGAACTCTGGCTTGGAAATTTCGATCGCCGCTGAGAACGGTCCGCGGATGTGTGTGATTTCCGGCACTCAGGCCGATCTGCATGAGATCACAGCGCAGCTTCGCGGCAAGCGCATCGCGACCCAGGTTCTCTCTTGTTCCGAAGGGTTTCACTCGCATCTGGTAGATCCGATCCTGCCTCAGCTTGGCTTGGCAGCTTCACGCGTGCAGCATGCAGCAGCGCGAGTCCCTCTGGTGTCGAATCTGACGGGAGCACTGCTGGCAGAAGGTCAAGTGCTGGACGCTGGGTATTGGCAAGAGCACGCGCGTGAGGCGGTTTTGTTCGAGAAGGGCATGCGGACGCTGGTCGATATGGGCATCGATTGCTTCCTGGAAATTGGCCCTTCGCCGACCCTGCTGGCACTGGGTCGCACCTGCGTTTCCTCCACCCGCCTGCGGTGGCTGGCATCGTTACGTACTGGCCAACCCGATTGGCAGGTCATTGCCAAGACGCTCGAAGGCCTGGTGTCGCTCGGTGCTCCGATTGACTGGCGTGCGTTCGACAAACCCTATGCCCGGCGGCGTGTGCGCGTTCCCAGTTATCCGTTTGAGCGGCAGAGGTACTGGTTACCGGAGACGACCCCCTCGGCTGCCACTTCTGGATCAGCCTCGGTCAACCATCCATCGCTGGGAAAACGAGTCTCGCTGACTGATTCGAGTGTCGTGTTTGAAGCACGACTGAACTCCACAATGGGTGATCAGGCCAACGAACATCGACTGTTGGGAACGCCGATCTTGCCGGCATCGGCGGTCATTAGTATGGGATTCGCTGCGTGTCGAGCCGCTGGACAGTTAGGACCACTGGCAATATCCGATTTGTCGATTGAAAAGCCAGTCGGCTGGGACAATTCAGCGGATCGCGTGCTGCGTACTGAAATCGCGGCCAAGGATAGCAGCGTGTTGTCGATTGTCATCAGTAGCCACGAACCGAATGGAATCGCACCTCTGGTTCACGCCACCGCGAACAGGTCTTGCGCACTGCCGCCGCACTCACCGGAGGGACCGCTGGAATTGGCGGCAATCACCTCACGCTGTGAAGACGCAGTCGAAGCTGATCAGTTTTACACAAGCCTACGGCAGTTCGGAGTGGACTACCGACTCGAAGCACGACATTTGACGGGAATTCGAGCTGGTCAGATCGAGCGACTGGCCTGCTATCAGTTCGATTCGGCATTCGGTACTGCCAAGACGCTCTCTCCGGTGATGATCGACACCGGATTGCAGTTGTTGCTGAGCACGGCAGCTTCCAACGACGATGCGACCGTCCATTCGCCCTATGTTGCAACTCGCATCGGTCAAGCTTTCCTCGAGTGCCGTTCGAGCAATCAAGTTTGGATTCATGCCACCGTCGATCACGCGACAGCCACGACGGGAATGGTGTCGTTGCTGGAACAGCCACTGCGGGGTCATGTTTCCTTCGTCGACGAAAACGGTCATGCATTGTTGCGGCTCGTCGATGTGGAACTTCAGCCCATCGCTCAGAAATTTCCCACTGAGCCGCAGTCGGTTTTGAATCCTTCTCTAAGTCGCGAGATCCGGCAACCGGTCAATTCGCTTCTCCAGAGTGAGATCGATCGGCCACCTGCCAGGTGGATCCTTGTTTGCGATCGAGGAGGGTTGGCAGAGTCCTTGGCTTATCAACTCCGCGAACTGGACAACGAGGTTAGCCTGATCGAACTTGCGGGCCATTACGGCCACAATTCAAAAGCTGCGGAGTGTGCCCTGACCGCATGTGGAAGTCCTCTGCCAAAGGCTCCTATTGGTCTCAAAGAGCACTTGGCAGCGTTGGTGGCCTCCCTCCCGAAAGCATCCGTCAGAACTCACCTGATCGACTTTCGATCGCTGGATTTGCCTGCCAATGAAATCGCTCCATCGTCCCAAAGATCAAATCCCGATTGGCCTGACGACCAGACAATGAACGAACTCGCGATCCTTCGAGAGAAATTGGATGGCGAGCATCAATTGGCCGGAATGCTGGCTGTCGTTACACGCTGCACGCTCAACTCCAAGGTGGCTTCACCCACGAACACCAGATGTTCTCACGATGGGTTGCCGAGTATCGAATCACATTACCCGCAGATTTTGTCGCAGGCTGATCTGCGACTGATCCAGATTGGTGCGGACGGAAATGCCGATCTCCCCTCGCTGCTGGCAGAACTTGTATTCGGCGAGCCACGGCGAGTTGTCTGTCTATGTGGATCGGGCCGCCGGAAGTCGTCGAGACCACTCGCCGAAAATGGTGTGGGAGTCGTTGTTCCCATCCAATTGGAAGTTGGGGTATTCGAGACCACCTCGAATGGATCTCCAATACGAGAGGCATCCGGGCGATCACTCTCGGAGAGTGCCCTCGGCGGTTCGCAGACCCGACACGGTCTATCCCACGGTTCGCGGCTGGCGATCTCCCCATCGACGGTGGAGGTGAACGGCGATGCAGGATGGCTCGACCGTCTGCTCAGTAACGAAGTGCCGGAGAAGCGACACGCGTTGTTGCAAACGCACTTCCTCGACATGCTTACCCGGGTAACGGGCCAGGATCGGCGTCTGATCAAGCCTGCTGACAACATTCGTCGTCTCGGCCTCGATTCGTTGATGATGATGGAGTT